A single genomic interval of Persephonella atlantica harbors:
- a CDS encoding GGDEF and EAL domain-containing protein yields the protein MERKIVDISTGDVINAVTKSIYRNFPESDFLLTVLYDRDYEKRLKKILSVFLSERLKYIFVIYRDTEGKYKYLLDVGSTDNVSNLIFMPLKEERSILEKVYKEKKKRFEIHREVDTIGITYYVPLLQSGSVKSVLIADFSFGVLQEIKSLILIIQRAILVSSGVILLFLAVAVYNFYRNVILKQRAYIDSLTGIYNRNYLEDIRDVIDLSRYVVLMLDIDFFKNINDTYGHQVGDEILKGIADLLKKNLRDEDIIIRYGGEEFLILIKKSREDKEGKWSLQVAQKLLQEIRDFKYKGINLTASIGLNLDTYRARNLMDAIKKADITLYKAKRYGRNRIEIYKETKGYDRDVSLAELKDIIENGDVVCFYQPVINLKDGRVVYYESLARIKYRERYLSPAQYIDMIKGTFLYFKFTKIVIEYNLNILKKYPRMVISINMSPSDFLNQTIIDILTSVDKKTVKRIKLEVLETEDVHNYNVLKENINKLKSFGYDIVLDDFGAGYVDFYYLTEIDARCIKIDGSVIKKIPYNQQYYKLAKHLVQFCKDINKIPIAEFVENKEVCRVLIELGIEYGQGYYFSEPLPVDKIKQFPVEDIP from the coding sequence TTGGAAAGAAAAATTGTTGATATATCAACAGGCGATGTTATAAATGCTGTTACAAAGAGTATTTACAGAAACTTTCCTGAAAGTGATTTTCTACTTACAGTTCTTTACGATAGAGATTATGAAAAAAGATTGAAAAAAATTCTTTCTGTTTTTCTTTCAGAAAGACTGAAATACATATTCGTTATATACAGGGATACTGAAGGAAAATATAAATATCTCCTCGATGTTGGCTCTACAGATAATGTATCAAATCTTATATTTATGCCTTTGAAAGAAGAGAGAAGTATTCTGGAAAAGGTTTATAAGGAGAAGAAAAAAAGATTTGAGATACACAGGGAAGTGGACACAATAGGCATCACCTATTATGTTCCACTCCTCCAGTCTGGGTCTGTTAAATCTGTACTTATTGCCGATTTTTCATTTGGTGTACTGCAGGAGATAAAATCTCTTATCCTTATCATACAGAGAGCAATACTCGTATCAAGTGGTGTTATACTGCTTTTCCTTGCTGTTGCTGTTTACAACTTTTACAGAAATGTGATACTGAAGCAAAGAGCATACATTGATTCCCTTACAGGAATATACAACAGAAACTATCTTGAAGATATAAGGGATGTTATTGACCTTAGCAGATATGTTGTTCTGATGCTGGATATAGATTTTTTCAAAAACATCAACGATACGTATGGTCATCAGGTTGGTGATGAGATTCTGAAGGGGATTGCAGACCTGCTGAAAAAAAATCTCAGAGACGAAGACATAATAATAAGATACGGTGGAGAAGAGTTTCTTATCCTGATAAAGAAAAGCAGAGAAGATAAAGAAGGTAAATGGAGTCTTCAGGTGGCCCAGAAACTTCTTCAGGAAATAAGAGATTTTAAGTACAAGGGGATAAATCTTACAGCTTCTATAGGTCTTAATTTAGATACATACAGAGCAAGAAATCTTATGGATGCCATAAAAAAGGCTGATATAACTCTGTATAAAGCAAAGAGATATGGAAGAAACAGGATAGAAATATACAAAGAAACAAAAGGATACGATAGAGATGTATCCCTTGCAGAGCTTAAAGACATTATAGAAAATGGAGATGTTGTATGCTTCTATCAACCAGTTATAAATCTGAAAGACGGTAGGGTTGTATATTACGAATCACTTGCCCGGATAAAGTATAGAGAGAGGTACCTTTCTCCTGCACAGTATATAGATATGATAAAGGGGACTTTCCTTTACTTTAAATTTACGAAAATTGTTATTGAATATAATCTGAATATACTGAAGAAATATCCCCGTATGGTAATAAGTATAAACATGTCTCCATCAGACTTTCTCAATCAGACGATAATTGATATTCTCACATCTGTTGATAAGAAAACGGTAAAAAGAATAAAACTTGAGGTTTTAGAAACAGAGGATGTACACAATTACAATGTACTGAAAGAGAACATTAATAAACTGAAAAGTTTCGGATACGACATTGTTCTTGACGATTTTGGTGCGGGATATGTTGATTTTTATTACTTAACAGAGATAGATGCAAGATGCATAAAAATAGATGGTTCAGTGATAAAAAAGATCCCATATAATCAGCAATACTATAAACTTGCAAAGCATCTTGTTCAGTTCTGTAAAGATATTAACAAGATACCTATTGCGGAGTTTGTTGAAAATAAAGAGGTCTGCAGGGTGCTTATTGAACTTGGAATAGAGTATGGACAGGGCTATTACTTCTCTGAACCATTACCTGTAGATAAAATAAAACAGTTTCCAGTTGAAGATATTCCGTAA
- a CDS encoding anthranilate synthase component II, translating into MKIFMVDNYDSFTYNIVQYLYELGADVIVKRNDEISPEDIANYDVDAIVISPGPCTPNEAGISVQVIKRYMGEYPILGVCLGHQSIGAAFGAKIVKAKCLMHGKTSLIYHNRKGLFEGIPSPFKAVRYHSLVIDRDTLPEEIEITAWTEEDNEIMAIQHKELPLWGVQFHPESVLTEYGKKLLSNFLKLSADFNQKSKGRLNTIPNS; encoded by the coding sequence ATGAAGATATTTATGGTTGATAATTACGACTCATTTACATATAACATCGTTCAGTACCTTTACGAACTTGGAGCTGACGTCATTGTTAAAAGAAATGATGAGATCTCTCCAGAAGATATAGCAAACTATGATGTAGATGCCATAGTAATCTCACCGGGTCCATGTACTCCAAACGAAGCAGGTATATCTGTTCAGGTGATAAAGAGGTATATGGGAGAGTATCCTATCCTGGGAGTCTGTCTTGGTCATCAATCTATTGGTGCTGCCTTTGGGGCAAAAATAGTAAAAGCAAAATGTCTCATGCATGGGAAAACCTCACTGATTTACCATAACAGGAAGGGTTTGTTTGAAGGTATTCCATCACCTTTTAAAGCTGTGAGATACCATTCCCTTGTGATTGACAGGGATACATTACCTGAGGAGATAGAGATAACAGCGTGGACAGAAGAAGATAACGAGATTATGGCTATCCAGCATAAAGAGCTCCCATTGTGGGGTGTTCAGTTTCATCCGGAATCTGTACTTACAGAATACGGAAAAAAGCTGCTCAGTAATTTTTTGAAGTTATCGGCAGATTTTAATCAGAAGTCAAAAGGAAGGTTAAACACTATACCAAACTCCTGA
- a CDS encoding translocation/assembly module TamB domain-containing protein, translating into MKKFIINTFFILSITTLLISLILLTLAFLWENRSVIAKNIGIELKDDCKISDSQLQCRYINVSSKGFSIELRKVKLKLDTLKFFKKNEPFVFVSIDRGKIYIKIKKRKKKGENPLNYAFFLIYFVKSDINRLDIYTDLPSGRLSLEDFSFFSSYNSFYIKRPFRFVYREFSGTVTEFSGIIQSESVSVKKLKVIINGNILSGWGNFDYEENFSFKGNFEGKQLTAGSISLEDFHIMFSANRYSGILTSTSHIISGRLKINSFYATNIKGSVRFSGKNRFDGKLQIKADSIYLKKIKGKNAYFNGRVSFSIKKRVFQTEGGISVASAQYDKLSAVPVSSNINAVYKDKKFTAKGSVALGEVPLQFSYTDKILTVSSKGLSLKQVTRLYRPIAVDGTVWGKAVINFKNMTVSADLDGENFNIYGITFRNGKILFHFSSEKKNGRFSVNLKNMDSFCFINGRIYEKNIDADVTFDNLSTEGFIYGKRYYFGGVIDGTGKIYGSIPDLSVNLQGTAHSFYYRSIHLKDTQFQFLFENVSKSIKTVFKTGNTNGLLALHLKPFSLHLSLDFKNSDLSVAGNFLKERTPSVFSHITPKTATGTVKVSIENKSWSVKTEIERGIIILNKLKQYVMFSMKGNFSNKKKFFEASFYRKNFAIYNHRIKEISGNVSLSDGKIVTIATGKGLEDFDDMELHIYSGFELENKKIEGRVKLFIKKDDFTNRIDSTFSGNIKNIKGFLKERGYRKKKPAVKTDISYSVSVSGDTIKADVKTDLLSIILPKKTRIQFYKISGQIKIPSGETNKAEGKLIISSFTVSRNYLYFFESSPLKVKMKDGIIESEPVHFSGIITGKIERFSYDIRNNKFSIYSDGKVDRNLLSVIAQYLNTSGGLKYRLSFNGKLKDLKKKLYLSIFSEDLELKTSYTIGVIKLQKILIELSEGIIKLDINGKTTDTILGESIVRVKGNGNVDRTYGSFSAYTRLFPVKFRNIFQGNINSNLKLKLYQKDDSLRGNLKGKILVSGKLKLEKNLDRMVKGKNEAIPVKSPEYLGFLSLDISLESYIPLYLYGKWGKAYAEFDLKVKGTGKDPYVNGNVSIIYGEIYFMKNRYSIDFANIKIVNNEPYISARVSTSVADTFIFIDISGSAYNPKINFFSSPPRSKNEILSILLLKDTPSALENMPVFKTVGKLLYTLLPFKPQEETGLFNTGFEVNILPQYSPSTGISASIYGKRNLTRRIFIALSKPLGQVEEEKIGGWYGVGIKLKERTSFQYKFFETGNQEFGIVFNLPFDF; encoded by the coding sequence ATGAAAAAATTTATTATTAACACATTTTTTATTCTTTCAATAACCACACTGCTGATCTCTCTTATTTTGCTCACACTGGCATTTTTATGGGAAAATAGATCTGTTATAGCAAAAAATATAGGTATTGAACTTAAAGATGACTGTAAAATATCCGATTCACAGCTCCAGTGTAGATACATAAATGTAAGCTCAAAAGGGTTTTCTATAGAACTAAGAAAAGTAAAATTAAAACTGGACACCTTAAAATTCTTTAAGAAAAATGAACCTTTTGTATTTGTAAGTATAGACAGAGGTAAAATTTATATAAAAATCAAAAAGAGAAAGAAAAAAGGGGAAAATCCTCTTAACTATGCATTTTTTCTTATATACTTTGTAAAATCTGACATTAACAGACTGGACATATACACAGACCTGCCTTCAGGCAGGTTATCTTTAGAAGATTTTTCTTTTTTCAGCAGTTATAACAGTTTCTATATAAAAAGACCTTTCCGTTTCGTTTACAGAGAATTTTCTGGAACAGTAACAGAGTTTTCAGGAATTATCCAGTCAGAAAGTGTATCTGTAAAGAAGTTAAAAGTCATCATTAATGGAAACATTCTGTCTGGATGGGGAAATTTTGATTATGAGGAAAACTTCTCCTTTAAAGGAAATTTTGAGGGAAAACAGCTAACTGCAGGCAGTATATCCCTTGAAGATTTTCATATAATGTTCAGTGCTAATAGGTACAGTGGTATCCTGACCAGTACTTCACATATTATCTCAGGTCGTTTAAAGATTAATAGCTTTTATGCTACAAACATTAAAGGCAGTGTAAGGTTCAGCGGAAAAAACAGATTCGATGGAAAATTACAGATAAAGGCAGACAGTATCTATTTGAAAAAAATCAAAGGAAAAAATGCATACTTCAACGGCAGGGTAAGCTTTTCCATAAAGAAAAGAGTTTTTCAGACAGAAGGCGGTATATCTGTAGCATCAGCTCAATATGATAAACTTTCAGCAGTTCCTGTCAGTTCAAACATAAATGCTGTTTATAAGGATAAAAAGTTCACAGCCAAAGGCAGTGTAGCTTTAGGAGAAGTACCTCTCCAGTTCAGTTATACAGATAAGATACTGACTGTGTCAAGCAAAGGATTAAGCCTAAAACAGGTTACCAGATTGTACAGACCTATTGCAGTAGATGGAACAGTATGGGGTAAGGCTGTTATCAATTTTAAAAATATGACAGTGTCAGCAGATTTAGATGGAGAAAACTTTAATATCTATGGGATTACTTTCAGAAACGGGAAAATATTATTTCATTTTAGCTCAGAAAAGAAAAATGGTAGATTTTCAGTTAATCTGAAAAACATGGATTCCTTTTGTTTCATAAATGGAAGAATTTATGAGAAAAATATTGATGCAGACGTAACCTTTGATAACCTCAGCACAGAAGGATTTATTTACGGAAAAAGATACTACTTTGGTGGAGTTATAGATGGAACAGGGAAAATATACGGTAGTATTCCAGATCTGTCTGTCAATCTACAGGGAACTGCCCACTCTTTCTATTACAGAAGTATACATCTGAAGGATACACAGTTTCAGTTTTTGTTTGAAAATGTATCAAAGAGTATCAAAACTGTGTTCAAAACAGGAAATACAAATGGACTGTTGGCACTGCATCTAAAACCATTCTCTCTACATCTAAGTCTTGACTTTAAAAACAGTGACCTTTCTGTTGCAGGGAATTTCCTGAAAGAAAGAACACCTTCAGTGTTCAGCCATATAACTCCCAAAACAGCCACAGGGACAGTAAAAGTTAGCATTGAAAATAAAAGCTGGAGTGTAAAAACAGAGATAGAGAGGGGAATTATTATTTTAAATAAATTAAAACAGTATGTAATGTTCAGTATGAAAGGAAATTTTTCCAACAAAAAAAAGTTTTTTGAAGCATCATTTTATAGGAAGAATTTTGCCATCTATAATCATAGAATAAAAGAAATTTCAGGAAATGTATCCCTTTCTGACGGAAAGATTGTTACCATTGCCACAGGAAAAGGACTGGAAGATTTTGATGATATGGAGCTGCACATTTATTCCGGTTTTGAACTTGAAAATAAAAAGATTGAGGGAAGAGTAAAACTTTTTATAAAAAAGGATGATTTCACCAACCGTATAGACAGTACATTCAGTGGAAACATTAAAAACATAAAAGGATTTCTAAAGGAAAGAGGATACAGAAAGAAAAAGCCTGCTGTTAAAACAGATATATCCTATTCTGTTTCTGTTAGTGGAGATACCATTAAGGCCGATGTGAAAACAGATCTGCTCAGTATAATCCTACCTAAAAAAACAAGAATCCAGTTCTATAAAATATCCGGTCAGATAAAAATCCCATCTGGAGAAACAAATAAGGCAGAAGGTAAATTAATAATATCCAGCTTTACAGTGTCAAGAAACTATTTATACTTTTTTGAGTCTTCACCTTTGAAAGTAAAGATGAAAGACGGAATAATAGAAAGTGAGCCTGTCCATTTCAGTGGAATAATAACAGGGAAGATAGAGAGATTTTCATACGATATAAGAAACAATAAATTTTCCATATACTCTGATGGCAAAGTTGACAGAAATCTGCTTTCTGTTATTGCTCAGTATCTAAATACATCTGGAGGACTGAAATACAGACTGTCTTTTAATGGTAAATTAAAAGATCTAAAAAAGAAGCTCTACCTTTCCATCTTTTCTGAAGATCTTGAACTCAAAACTTCTTATACTATAGGAGTCATCAAACTCCAAAAGATTCTTATTGAACTTTCTGAAGGAATCATAAAGCTGGACATAAATGGGAAAACGACTGATACCATTCTTGGTGAAAGTATTGTGAGGGTAAAGGGAAACGGTAATGTAGATAGGACTTACGGCAGTTTTTCTGCATACACACGACTCTTTCCTGTAAAATTCAGGAATATATTCCAGGGAAATATAAACTCAAACCTGAAGCTGAAACTATATCAGAAAGACGATTCCCTCAGAGGTAATCTTAAGGGAAAAATCCTGGTATCTGGAAAGTTAAAACTTGAGAAAAATTTAGACAGAATGGTAAAAGGGAAAAATGAAGCCATACCTGTCAAAAGTCCAGAGTATCTGGGATTTCTATCACTGGATATATCCCTTGAAAGCTATATTCCCCTTTATCTTTATGGAAAATGGGGGAAAGCATATGCAGAGTTTGACCTTAAAGTAAAGGGTACAGGCAAAGATCCCTATGTAAATGGTAATGTCAGTATTATTTATGGTGAGATATACTTTATGAAAAACAGATACAGCATTGATTTTGCAAACATTAAGATTGTAAATAATGAACCTTATATATCTGCAAGGGTTTCGACATCCGTTGCAGACACATTTATATTTATTGACATTTCAGGCTCAGCTTACAATCCAAAGATAAACTTTTTCTCCAGTCCACCAAGATCAAAAAATGAGATACTGTCTATACTACTTCTTAAAGATACGCCGTCAGCCCTTGAGAACATGCCTGTGTTTAAAACTGTAGGAAAACTGTTATATACGCTACTTCCATTTAAGCCTCAGGAAGAAACTGGCTTATTCAATACAGGATTTGAGGTAAACATACTACCCCAGTACTCTCCATCAACAGGTATATCTGCATCCATATACGGGAAGAGAAATCTCACAAGGAGAATATTTATCGCCCTTTCAAAACCTCTGGGACAGGTGGAGGAAGAAAAGATCGGCGGATGGTACGGTGTTGGAATCAAACTGAAAGAGAGAACATCTTTTCAGTACAAGTTCTTTGAAACAGGCAATCAGGAGTTTGGTATAGTGTTTAACCTTCCTTTTGACTTCTGA
- a CDS encoding tetratricopeptide repeat protein, whose amino-acid sequence MATLDVIQLLEKAKLAYNSENYEMAQVYLDEALMQSPDVPEVHFWRGKVATTDLNDEVIETAIGDFTQAIELKPQYWEAYFERGKVYLYFERFEEAEEDFKKVIQINPSFKDVYSYLAQIEIQRGNDKKAMEYLSKVTTGGDYKYYYNLGKIFLNAKSYKVAIENFTKALEDNKYLVDGYYLRAKAYEAVGEYKKAIEDLKKAATLMPEEKKFFTDMAKVYFKKAMKAADEGEIRKSADLFIEGLKINYNLKIEPKYEKILEEAAKDAISKKEYQEAIFYLEFAERVVENRCVDENLPFEECYKRKQEINNLMKEAEKGLPLKERILKKLNDIYAK is encoded by the coding sequence ATGGCTACCTTAGATGTTATCCAGCTTTTAGAAAAGGCAAAATTAGCCTATAACAGTGAAAATTATGAAATGGCACAGGTCTATTTAGATGAAGCTCTTATGCAGAGCCCAGATGTTCCTGAAGTTCATTTTTGGAGGGGGAAAGTTGCCACAACAGATCTGAATGACGAGGTTATAGAAACAGCTATCGGGGATTTTACCCAGGCTATAGAGCTCAAACCACAGTACTGGGAAGCTTATTTTGAAAGGGGAAAGGTTTACCTTTATTTTGAAAGGTTTGAAGAGGCGGAGGAAGACTTTAAGAAGGTTATACAGATTAATCCTTCCTTCAAGGATGTTTATTCATACCTTGCCCAGATAGAGATACAGAGAGGAAATGACAAAAAGGCTATGGAATACTTGAGTAAAGTTACTACAGGAGGAGATTACAAGTACTACTACAACCTTGGCAAGATATTCCTGAATGCAAAAAGCTATAAAGTAGCCATTGAAAACTTCACAAAAGCCCTTGAAGACAACAAATATCTCGTTGACGGCTATTATTTAAGGGCAAAGGCATATGAGGCAGTAGGTGAGTATAAAAAAGCTATTGAAGACCTGAAAAAAGCTGCAACGCTGATGCCTGAAGAAAAGAAATTTTTCACAGATATGGCAAAGGTTTACTTCAAAAAGGCTATGAAAGCGGCAGATGAGGGAGAGATAAGGAAATCTGCAGACCTTTTTATAGAAGGTCTAAAGATAAACTATAACCTGAAAATAGAGCCTAAATACGAGAAGATATTGGAAGAAGCTGCAAAAGATGCAATCAGCAAAAAGGAGTATCAGGAAGCTATATTTTATTTAGAATTTGCAGAGCGGGTTGTAGAAAACAGATGTGTTGATGAAAATCTGCCCTTTGAGGAGTGTTATAAAAGGAAACAGGAGATAAACAATCTGATGAAAGAAGCAGAAAAAGGACTGCCACTTAAAGAGAGAATACTGAAAAAACTGAATGACATATATGCAAAATAG
- the serS gene encoding serine--tRNA ligase, producing MLDIKLIRKNPDFVKERLSKRDPVYGKMIDEVLDVDEERRSLIREIEDLKAEKNRLSKQIGQLFREGKREEAEKIKEQVHGKNKKIEILEKELKSVEDRFERLMLTIPNIPHETVPVGEDEEDNVEIRKWGEPRQFDFEPLPHWEIGEKLGILDFERGAKLSGSRFTVMYREAARLERALINFMLDVHAKEHGYTEVWTPVLVKPEILTGTGQLPKFEEDLYRVCDEDLYLLPTAEVSLTNLHAGEILSEEKLPVYYTAYTPCFRREAGSHGKDVRGILRQHQFDKVELVKIVKPEESYNELEKLVKEAEKILQLLEIPYRVVELCTGDLGFSAAKTYDIEVWIPSQNRYREISSCSNTEDFQARRAKIRYRDKDGKIHFVHTLNGSGLAVGRTLLAIMENYQKADGSFDIPDVLKDYM from the coding sequence ATGTTAGATATAAAGCTGATAAGGAAAAATCCCGATTTTGTAAAGGAAAGACTTTCTAAAAGAGACCCTGTTTATGGCAAGATGATTGATGAAGTATTAGATGTTGATGAAGAAAGAAGAAGTCTGATAAGAGAGATAGAAGACCTGAAGGCAGAAAAAAACAGACTGTCAAAACAGATAGGACAGCTATTTAGAGAAGGGAAAAGGGAAGAGGCAGAAAAGATAAAAGAGCAGGTTCACGGAAAAAACAAAAAGATAGAGATATTAGAAAAAGAGCTAAAGAGTGTTGAAGATAGGTTTGAACGTCTTATGCTTACTATTCCAAATATTCCCCACGAAACTGTCCCTGTAGGTGAAGATGAAGAGGATAACGTAGAGATAAGAAAATGGGGAGAGCCAAGACAGTTTGACTTTGAGCCACTACCCCACTGGGAGATTGGAGAAAAGTTAGGAATATTAGATTTTGAAAGAGGAGCAAAACTGTCAGGTTCCCGTTTTACTGTTATGTACAGGGAAGCTGCAAGATTAGAAAGGGCTCTGATTAACTTTATGTTAGATGTTCACGCTAAAGAGCATGGATATACAGAAGTCTGGACGCCTGTTCTGGTAAAACCGGAGATATTAACTGGAACAGGTCAGCTCCCAAAGTTTGAAGAAGACCTATACAGAGTATGTGATGAGGATTTATACCTACTTCCAACAGCTGAAGTATCACTGACAAATCTCCATGCAGGAGAAATTCTGTCTGAAGAAAAACTGCCTGTATACTACACAGCTTATACGCCCTGTTTTAGAAGGGAGGCAGGTTCCCACGGAAAAGACGTCAGAGGGATACTGAGACAGCACCAGTTTGACAAAGTGGAATTAGTAAAGATAGTAAAACCTGAAGAGTCCTACAACGAGCTTGAAAAGTTAGTAAAAGAGGCAGAGAAGATTCTGCAGCTGCTGGAGATACCTTACAGAGTTGTTGAGCTGTGCACTGGAGACCTTGGATTTTCCGCTGCCAAAACTTACGACATAGAGGTATGGATACCTTCCCAGAATAGATACAGGGAGATATCCTCCTGTTCCAACACAGAAGACTTTCAGGCAAGAAGGGCAAAAATCAGATACAGAGACAAAGATGGTAAAATCCATTTTGTCCATACACTTAATGGTTCAGGTCTTGCTGTAGGAAGAACGCTTCTCGCTATTATGGAAAACTACCAGAAAGCTGATGGAAGTTTTGATATTCCAGATGTTTTAAAAGACTACATGTGA
- a CDS encoding glucose-6-phosphate isomerase: MIRIDYTNVMAEVIGERDGILREELLSFRHFVVETHSLIQKEKNRKFYFCRLPYQNVSHIKEYAGYIRDRFESFVVIGIGGSSLGARMLFESLTETNHNLKKKPKIFFLENVDPEKFKSVLEQIDIKNTCFNVVTKSGSTVETIANFSVILSMLKKELGDNYRENLVFTTDPEKGFLRKLGNQEKIKMFDVPPLVGGRFSVLSPVGLLPAAVAGIDIEELLAGAKKMDLVCSIEEHVEHNPAYLIALSHYIANMRRGKTISVMMPYSEKLSSFVDWYRQLWAESLGKDGLGQTPVKAIGTVDQHSQIQLYREGIRDKIITFLHIEKSDVDYKIPEELPEDISYLSGHSLHEILSKELLGTKAALIKSKVPNITISIDRISSYNIGMLIYLYELATGFSGYLYKINPFDQPAVEEGKNFTYALMGREGYQEKLEEFKELYKEKYKIEVQ, translated from the coding sequence GTGATAAGGATAGACTACACAAATGTTATGGCAGAGGTTATAGGAGAAAGGGATGGTATCCTGAGGGAGGAGCTACTCTCCTTTAGACACTTTGTTGTGGAGACACACTCATTAATACAGAAGGAAAAAAACAGAAAGTTTTATTTCTGCAGATTACCCTATCAGAATGTCTCCCATATAAAAGAGTATGCAGGATACATAAGGGATAGATTTGAGAGCTTCGTTGTTATTGGAATTGGAGGCTCCTCCCTTGGGGCAAGGATGCTTTTTGAAAGCTTGACAGAGACAAACCACAATCTAAAGAAAAAACCTAAAATATTTTTCTTAGAAAATGTAGACCCAGAGAAGTTTAAATCTGTTTTAGAGCAGATAGATATAAAAAACACATGTTTTAATGTTGTCACAAAGTCTGGCTCTACAGTTGAAACGATTGCTAACTTTTCGGTTATTTTGTCTATGCTTAAAAAGGAGTTGGGGGATAATTACAGGGAAAACTTAGTTTTTACCACAGACCCAGAAAAAGGTTTCCTGAGAAAATTGGGAAATCAGGAAAAGATAAAGATGTTTGACGTGCCTCCACTGGTGGGAGGCAGATTTTCTGTTTTGTCTCCTGTAGGTCTTCTTCCAGCTGCAGTGGCAGGAATTGATATAGAGGAGCTACTGGCAGGAGCAAAAAAGATGGACTTAGTCTGCTCCATAGAAGAACACGTAGAGCATAACCCTGCTTATCTGATAGCTCTTTCCCACTACATAGCAAATATGAGGAGGGGAAAAACTATATCTGTTATGATGCCCTACAGTGAAAAACTCTCTTCCTTCGTAGACTGGTACAGGCAGCTCTGGGCAGAGAGTTTAGGTAAAGACGGTCTTGGGCAGACACCTGTAAAGGCGATAGGAACTGTTGACCAGCATTCCCAGATACAGCTTTACAGGGAAGGAATAAGGGACAAAATCATAACATTTTTGCATATAGAAAAATCAGATGTGGATTACAAAATCCCTGAGGAGCTTCCAGAAGATATATCATACCTGTCAGGCCATTCACTCCATGAGATACTCAGTAAAGAGCTCCTTGGAACAAAAGCAGCCCTCATAAAAAGTAAAGTCCCGAACATCACAATATCTATAGACAGAATATCTTCCTATAACATTGGGATGCTTATCTATCTTTATGAGCTTGCTACAGGATTTTCTGGCTATCTATACAAAATAAATCCCTTTGACCAGCCTGCTGTTGAAGAAGGCAAAAACTTCACATACGCCCTTATGGGAAGAGAAGGGTATCAGGAAAAGTTAGAAGAGTTTAAAGAGTTATACAAAGAGAAATATAAGATAGAAGTGCAGTAA
- a CDS encoding c-type cytochrome, producing the protein MKELKILAVLIVIVGVTYWGIEPLAHSIMHKHIEEAIHKYNLPDYKFSDLGSTPPLDGDPVKGKEAFQMFCTSCHGLKADGINPPMDAKTAAMSFGVVPPDLSNVTEFIDKKFLYHFLKDPAKATENKKFAMPAMGLNDEQIADIIAYLESKAKKVHGAELFKEACGRCHGAKYQKIYAETPPENLKKYLGKVPPDLSIIMKAKGEHYLVSFINKPQALLPGTSMPRVGLNKEATEELMKYLDEISDPHKEQRQKVGIIVLVYMLVMVGLTYAWKKKIWKNVH; encoded by the coding sequence ATGAAAGAGTTAAAGATATTAGCAGTATTGATAGTTATAGTAGGAGTTACATACTGGGGAATAGAGCCTTTAGCTCACAGCATAATGCACAAGCATATAGAAGAGGCAATCCACAAATATAACCTGCCAGATTATAAATTCTCTGACCTTGGTTCAACACCTCCATTAGATGGAGACCCAGTTAAAGGTAAAGAGGCATTCCAGATGTTCTGTACATCATGTCACGGTCTTAAAGCTGACGGTATTAATCCTCCAATGGACGCAAAAACAGCAGCAATGTCTTTTGGAGTTGTTCCTCCAGACCTATCAAATGTTACTGAGTTTATCGATAAAAAATTCCTCTACCACTTTCTGAAAGACCCTGCAAAAGCAACAGAAAACAAGAAGTTTGCGATGCCTGCAATGGGTTTAAATGATGAACAGATTGCTGACATAATTGCGTATTTAGAATCTAAAGCTAAAAAGGTTCACGGTGCAGAGCTGTTTAAAGAAGCATGTGGAAGATGTCACGGTGCAAAATATCAGAAGATATATGCCGAAACTCCACCAGAAAATCTGAAAAAATATTTAGGTAAGGTTCCTCCAGACCTGTCTATTATTATGAAAGCAAAAGGGGAACATTACCTGGTTTCCTTTATCAACAAACCTCAGGCACTTCTGCCGGGAACATCTATGCCAAGGGTTGGATTAAATAAAGAAGCTACAGAAGAGCTGATGAAATATCTTGATGAGATTTCTGACCCACACAAAGAGCAGAGACAGAAAGTCGGTATTATTGTTCTCGTTTACATGCTTGTTATGGTTGGTCTAACATATGCATGGAAGAAGAAAATCTGGAAAAACGTACATTAA